Within Salmo trutta chromosome 30, fSalTru1.1, whole genome shotgun sequence, the genomic segment ttgggatgctctggatcaacttgtacaacagtgtgttccagttcccgccaatatcgagcaacttcgcacagccatagaagaggagtgggacaacattccacaggccacaatcaacagcctgatcaactctatgcgaaggagatgtgtcgtgctgcatgaggcaaatggtggtcacaccagatactgactggttttctgatccacatccatacctttttttaaggtgtctttgactaacagatgcatatctgtattcccagtcatgttaaaaccatagattagggcctaatgaatttatttccttatatgaactgtaagacagtaaaatctttgaaattgttgcatgttatgtttatatttttgttcagtgctaATTACATAATTAGGCTATGATAACTGTTACATAGTTACAATGTGTGTCATATTTATTTTCTTCAATGAAGACGTGTATGTATTTCCCTGAATGCTGTGTATGTTCTTGTATATCATCGTTTTTGCTCATTACTTTCAGCCTGTGACTGAGTTAACCTTCTTTCATAAATAATCCACATTTTGCTTATGAATTGCAGACTCTCGTCTTCAAGGATGACTGTTTTTCCTCTATAGTCCAAACAGTGATCCACTGAGATCCTATCCATCCTATCATCATGACGAAAAGTGTGACTGTCACCTATGCCTTATGGGCAATGGGTGGACCGTTGGGCCTTCATCACCTGTACTTAGGAAGAGACAGCCATGCCCTGCTATGGATGCTAACCCTTGGGGGCTTTGGAGTTGGCTGGGCCAGAGAGTTCTTTCGTATCCCTGCATACGTGGGAGAAGCCAACCGGGAGACAGAAGGAGGGTTAAGAGATAGCAAAAGGCACCCTATAGCCAGACCTCCACCTGTGAGCGTTGCCAGATTTGCTGGTCAGATTTCCGTAGGGATCTATTTTGGAACGGTGGCACTGATCGGCCTGAACTCACTGAGTTTCTTCTACCTGATTGTACTGCCGCTGTGTGTAGGCGCCGGGGTCCACCTGGTTTCCAGTGTGGGAGAGCAGACAACTGACCTACACAAGACCCTCATAGCCTGTGTCATCACCTCCCCTATCTTCTATGGCAGCACCATCTCCCCTCTGCCCATCAGTATCGCTGCCAGCGTCACAGCGTCACAGCACCGCAGGTTCAAAACCCGTCCACCTTCTGGGAGTCAACAAGAACTGGGTATGTAGACCATGGCCCATGATTTTACATCTCCAACCAACTGTGTTCCACTATTACAATAGGCCAAAGTCCATCCAAACCTGCCTATGATGGCCTTTTACAGCAAGTACTATCTATAaagtaggggcggcaggtagtacTACAGAAGACATGCAGATACTGTTGCTATATCTATAGAGTAGTAGAATATATTGTTCTTCCTATGTTTTCAGTCATAAAAAACTAAATTTTCTCTTGGTGTCTAATGCTGAATCAACAATTCCCCTTGTTACTAATATCTTGTTACTTGTATCTATATGTGTCTCTTTCTGTTGTCTATAGGTCCTCGTCTCTACCGTCTGGCCCTAGTCTGGCTGGCATTCTCAGCTCCACTGGGATACAGTATCTTCCACAACACCACAGCTACTCTCTTctacctgtctgactgtgtggCAGCCCTGCTGGACATGTTCTGGTTCTTTCCCTGGCTCCGCTCGGTGGTGGAGTATTTCCTGCTGCTACCCTACAGGTACAACCATAACTACAAGTgacttgaaacaaacaaacaaacatacaaacaaaTATACGTTTAAGAAGTTGCTGAATTAATATTTTTAGGAATAGGATTTTGTTCTTGTTTATGTGTTTGAGTATGAACCCAAGAAGATTAGTcttgaggctggtgggaggagctataggaggactggcctcattgtaatggctggaatggaatatatAGAAttgagtcaaacgtggtttccatatgtttaatgtgtttgataccttttcattaattccattccagccattacaat encodes:
- the dnajc22 gene encoding dnaJ homolog subfamily C member 22 — protein: MTKSVTVTYALWAMGGPLGLHHLYLGRDSHALLWMLTLGGFGVGWAREFFRIPAYVGEANRETEGGLRDSKRHPIARPPPVSVARFAGQISVGIYFGTVALIGLNSLSFFYLIVLPLCVGAGVHLVSSVGEQTTDLHKTLIACVITSPIFYGSTISPLPISIAASVTASQHRRFKTRPPSGSQQELGPRLYRLALVWLAFSAPLGYSIFHNTTATLFYLSDCVAALLDMFWFFPWLRSVVEYFLLLPYRILGAFTGWGPSEESWRKVLEILLTERSQREREALQMLSVSKEASMEEVTRSYRELVKVWHPDHNPGSKMEEAQKMFIQIQEAYETLLRAQKPDHRNK